One genomic window of Marinobacter adhaerens HP15 includes the following:
- a CDS encoding HDOD domain-containing protein has protein sequence MPGFLSWISGLFPSKQSAPPAPEARLFNPSPEKPAADTPDTSPELAQQLEEHLFCWLLDAEPAALRADLSSYEDVLEELYQRLTSNKMEELPRQPMSLPMLMRALSDESTDRQRLTEIILGDPSLTDQLLQIANSPYFRTSDHAIESVDQAVFVLGVDGIRNVISAAVMRPMMAARNSREALFGQRGWRWGLTCARAAELIARTQGEDTSAHFMVGLLPSLAYITIRRELQRICRSRTAIGEPEPALIRHALARYQWATCQLLANEWNLPPKYHAYLLAAERPAPKQKHTPLTDGMVIGTREVLRHAHQRNLAEEDLPKVVRLTPDQISNIRNALQKMLREGGRSTVRS, from the coding sequence ATGCCAGGTTTTCTCTCCTGGATTTCAGGATTATTCCCAAGCAAACAATCTGCACCACCCGCTCCGGAAGCGCGGCTGTTCAATCCATCCCCGGAGAAACCTGCGGCCGATACCCCTGACACCAGCCCGGAGCTTGCCCAACAGCTTGAGGAACATTTGTTCTGCTGGCTGCTGGATGCAGAGCCGGCGGCCCTGCGCGCTGATCTTTCTTCCTACGAGGACGTGCTGGAGGAGCTTTATCAGCGGCTCACCAGCAACAAAATGGAGGAACTGCCCCGCCAACCCATGAGCCTGCCCATGCTCATGCGGGCCCTGTCCGACGAGTCCACCGATCGCCAGCGGCTCACGGAGATCATTCTTGGTGATCCCTCCCTGACCGATCAATTGCTTCAGATTGCCAACAGCCCCTACTTCCGAACCAGCGACCACGCCATCGAATCGGTGGACCAGGCGGTATTTGTACTGGGGGTAGATGGCATCCGGAACGTGATTTCCGCGGCGGTTATGCGCCCCATGATGGCCGCAAGGAACAGCCGGGAAGCGCTGTTTGGTCAGCGTGGCTGGCGCTGGGGCCTGACCTGCGCGCGAGCCGCAGAACTCATTGCCAGAACCCAGGGCGAAGACACCAGTGCACACTTTATGGTGGGCCTGCTGCCTTCACTGGCGTACATCACGATCCGCCGTGAACTTCAGCGAATCTGCCGGTCGCGCACAGCAATCGGCGAACCGGAGCCGGCGCTTATTCGGCATGCTCTGGCGAGATACCAGTGGGCTACCTGCCAGCTCCTGGCGAACGAATGGAACCTCCCCCCCAAGTACCATGCGTACCTGCTGGCCGCGGAACGGCCAGCACCAAAACAGAAACACACTCCGCTGACGGACGGCATGGTTATTGGCACCCGGGAAGTGCTGAGGCACGCCCATCAGCGCAACCTCGCAGAAGAGGACCTGCCAAAAGTGGTGCGCCTGACCCCGGATCAGATCAGCAATATTCGCAACGCGCTGCAGAAGATGCTTCGGGAAGGCGGCCGTTCAACTGTCAGAAGTTGA
- a CDS encoding 16S rRNA (uracil(1498)-N(3))-methyltransferase, which translates to MRIPRIYTNSALAQGSTAELDDNAAQHVGRVLRMQAGQELLLFNGDGNDYPATISSASKKNVEVQVGTPEANTTESPLEIVLGQTLSKGDRMDYAVQKAVEMGVTRIVPLTTERCDVKLKGDREDKRLRHWQSVAISAAEQCGRARVPEILPVMTVSEWLEHSRDCEVRLVLHHRTEHALKSIIPPERVALMIGPEGGLSPEEIAHAEKEGFLPVALGPRVLRTETAPVAAMALCQWLWGDIGG; encoded by the coding sequence ATGCGCATACCCCGCATCTATACCAATTCTGCCCTCGCCCAGGGCAGCACTGCCGAACTTGATGACAACGCCGCACAACATGTGGGCCGGGTATTGCGCATGCAGGCGGGACAGGAGCTGCTGCTCTTCAACGGTGATGGCAACGACTACCCCGCCACCATTTCCAGTGCCAGCAAGAAGAACGTGGAAGTCCAGGTTGGCACCCCGGAAGCCAACACCACCGAATCTCCACTGGAAATCGTTCTCGGCCAGACCCTTTCCAAGGGCGACCGCATGGACTACGCAGTGCAGAAAGCGGTGGAAATGGGTGTTACCCGTATCGTGCCGTTAACCACCGAACGATGCGACGTAAAACTGAAGGGCGACCGGGAAGACAAGCGCCTGCGCCACTGGCAATCCGTTGCCATCAGCGCCGCCGAGCAGTGCGGGCGCGCCCGGGTGCCAGAGATCCTGCCGGTGATGACGGTTTCCGAGTGGCTGGAACACAGCCGCGATTGCGAAGTCCGCCTGGTTCTCCACCACCGCACCGAACACGCCCTGAAGTCCATCATTCCCCCAGAGCGGGTGGCTCTCATGATCGGACCGGAAGGCGGCCTCTCTCCCGAGGAAATCGCTCACGCAGAAAAGGAAGGCTTCCTGCCGGTAGCCCTCGGCCCCCGGGTACTGCGAACGGAAACCGCCCCGGTTGCGGCCATGGCGCTTTGCCAATGGCTGTGGGGCGACATCGGCGGCTGA
- a CDS encoding adenosylmethionine--8-amino-7-oxononanoate transaminase yields MRNADLVTRGLKSVWHPCTQMKDHEGAVPLVPIKRGEGVWLEDFEGNRFIDAVSSWWVNLFGHANPRINAAIQKQIGELEHVILAGFTHEPVVNLSERLIEVTPPGLNKVFYADNGSSAIEAALKMSFHYWKNHDKPGKKNFVNLSNSYHGETLGALALGDVSLYKDTYQPLLMEVLTAPSPDAFNKEPGETDEDYALRQFEAMEKLLAEKHEEICAVVVEPLIQCAGGMRMHHPIYHTKLREACDRYGVHLIADEIAVGFGRTGTLFACEQSGITPDFMCLSKGLTAGYLPLSVVLTTDDVYNAFYDDYETLKAFLHSHSYTGNPIGCAVALATLDIFRDDNVIESNRALSTCMAESVAHLADHPNVGDIRQHGMTLAVEMVKDKASKTPFPWQERRGIRVYQHALTRQALLRPLGNVVYFMPPYVITEEQIRHLAQVATEGIEIAVRD; encoded by the coding sequence ATGCGCAATGCTGACCTCGTCACCCGTGGCCTCAAGTCCGTGTGGCACCCCTGCACCCAGATGAAAGACCACGAAGGCGCCGTGCCTCTGGTGCCCATCAAGCGTGGCGAGGGTGTCTGGCTTGAGGACTTTGAAGGCAATCGATTTATCGATGCCGTCAGCTCCTGGTGGGTCAATCTCTTTGGCCACGCCAATCCAAGAATCAACGCGGCGATCCAGAAGCAGATTGGCGAGCTGGAACACGTTATCCTCGCCGGTTTTACCCACGAGCCGGTGGTCAATCTGTCCGAGCGACTGATTGAAGTGACCCCGCCCGGTCTGAACAAGGTCTTTTACGCCGACAACGGCTCCTCGGCCATCGAAGCCGCCCTGAAAATGAGCTTCCACTACTGGAAGAACCACGACAAACCGGGCAAGAAGAACTTCGTGAACCTGAGCAACAGCTACCACGGTGAAACCCTGGGTGCGCTTGCCCTCGGCGATGTCTCGCTCTACAAGGACACCTATCAGCCGCTACTGATGGAAGTGCTGACAGCCCCGTCACCGGACGCCTTCAACAAGGAGCCGGGTGAGACCGACGAAGACTACGCGCTGCGCCAGTTTGAAGCCATGGAAAAGCTACTGGCAGAAAAGCATGAAGAAATCTGCGCCGTGGTGGTGGAGCCTCTGATCCAGTGCGCCGGCGGCATGCGGATGCACCATCCCATCTACCACACCAAGCTGCGGGAAGCCTGCGACCGCTATGGCGTGCACCTGATTGCCGATGAGATCGCCGTGGGTTTTGGCCGCACCGGCACCCTGTTTGCCTGTGAACAGTCTGGCATCACTCCGGATTTCATGTGCCTGTCCAAGGGGCTCACCGCCGGCTACCTGCCTCTGTCGGTGGTACTGACCACCGATGATGTCTACAACGCCTTCTACGACGACTACGAAACCCTCAAGGCGTTTCTGCACAGCCACAGCTACACGGGCAACCCCATTGGCTGTGCCGTGGCGTTGGCGACTCTGGACATCTTCCGGGATGACAATGTGATTGAGAGCAACCGCGCGCTCTCCACCTGCATGGCCGAATCGGTGGCGCACCTGGCAGACCACCCCAATGTCGGGGACATCCGCCAGCATGGGATGACTTTGGCCGTGGAGATGGTAAAAGATAAAGCGTCGAAAACGCCTTTTCCCTGGCAGGAACGCCGTGGCATTCGTGTTTATCAGCACGCATTGACCCGCCAGGCCTTGCTTCGCCCCCTGGGTAATGTGGTTTACTTCATGCCGCCTTACGTGATCACTGAAGAGCAGATCCGCCACCTGGCCCAGGTTGCAACGGAAGGCATAGAGATTGCGGTTCGCGACTGA
- a CDS encoding D-2-hydroxyacid dehydrogenase: MKAVFLDAKTLGDDVDLSPIESVTGGLEKYDRTTPDQILERIRGFDTVLVNKVVLTREHFDACPELKTIAVVATGLNNIDQAAAKDHGIKVMNVTNYGRSTVAQHTMALMLALATRLLDYTRDVQAGHWGKSDMFCLMDHPIMELEGRTLGIVGYGDLGQGVAERAAAFGMKVLLGARPGQEPGVVDGYSRIPLDELLPQADVVSLHCLLTDETRDLIGARELKMMKPDSLLINTSRGGLVNEQALADALRAGEIGGAGFDVLTEEPPRNGNPLLADDIPNLIVTPHSAWASREARQRIVGITAVNLKSVL, from the coding sequence ATGAAAGCGGTGTTTCTTGATGCCAAAACCCTTGGCGACGATGTGGATCTCTCGCCCATTGAGTCGGTAACCGGCGGGTTGGAAAAGTATGATCGGACCACGCCGGATCAGATACTGGAACGCATCCGGGGGTTCGATACCGTGCTGGTCAATAAAGTCGTGCTCACCCGTGAGCATTTCGACGCCTGCCCCGAACTCAAGACCATCGCCGTGGTGGCGACCGGATTGAATAACATCGATCAGGCGGCGGCGAAGGATCACGGCATCAAGGTGATGAACGTGACCAACTACGGCCGCTCAACGGTGGCGCAGCACACCATGGCTTTGATGTTGGCACTGGCCACTCGGCTTCTGGATTACACCCGTGATGTCCAGGCAGGGCATTGGGGCAAGAGCGACATGTTCTGCTTGATGGATCATCCAATCATGGAACTTGAGGGGCGCACTCTCGGTATTGTCGGCTACGGCGATCTGGGCCAGGGCGTGGCGGAGCGGGCTGCGGCCTTTGGTATGAAGGTTCTTCTTGGAGCTCGGCCCGGGCAAGAACCGGGTGTGGTCGATGGCTATTCGCGAATTCCGCTGGACGAATTGCTGCCCCAGGCAGACGTGGTCTCGTTGCACTGCCTGCTGACCGACGAGACCCGGGATCTGATCGGTGCCCGTGAACTGAAAATGATGAAGCCCGACTCGTTGCTCATCAACACCAGCCGCGGAGGCCTGGTGAACGAACAGGCGTTGGCGGACGCGCTTCGCGCCGGCGAGATCGGTGGCGCCGGTTTTGATGTGTTGACCGAGGAACCGCCCCGCAACGGCAACCCTTTGCTAGCGGACGATATTCCCAATCTGATTGTGACCCCGCACTCGGCCTGGGCCAGTCGGGAAGCGCGGCAGAGGATCGTCGGCATCACCGCTGTTAATCTGAAATCTGTGCTGTAA
- a CDS encoding DUF445 domain-containing protein has protein sequence MTSLLSTQEFWQYLSIPVIAALIGWTTNWLAIKMTFYPLEFIGKPPLLGWQGIIPSKARKMAAISVDATISKIGTVREIFQQIDPKVLATHIVHSVEPRIEEYVDEMMLKEYPTFWENLPASARKMVYDRVRKSTPQLVDNLVEDVSDNIEDLLDIKGMVIERLASDKELLNRIFIECGEVEFRFIINSGLYFGFLFGLIQMAVWYVYPSWWVLPFFGLLVGWATNWIALNVIFRPLHAKKVGPFRIQGLFLKRQPAVAESFCHIVTHEILTVGNIINAILDGPKGDRARNMVKKHIKPLVDETAGMGKALTQMAFGPTGFATLKNKVGEKAIEISQTSFNNPVFEKDRARAVESIMVERMIALSSEEFQDLLRPCFQEDEIKLILVGAFLGFGAGICQLVFVFGESFL, from the coding sequence ATGACAAGCCTGCTAAGCACCCAAGAATTCTGGCAATACCTCAGTATTCCGGTCATTGCCGCCCTGATTGGCTGGACCACCAACTGGCTTGCCATCAAGATGACCTTCTACCCCCTGGAATTCATCGGCAAACCACCGCTGCTTGGCTGGCAAGGTATTATTCCCTCGAAGGCCCGCAAAATGGCGGCCATCAGTGTCGACGCCACTATCTCCAAGATCGGAACCGTTCGGGAGATCTTCCAGCAGATCGATCCGAAAGTTCTCGCCACCCATATCGTTCACTCCGTCGAACCCCGCATCGAGGAATACGTGGACGAAATGATGCTCAAGGAATACCCCACCTTTTGGGAAAACCTGCCGGCCTCGGCCAGGAAGATGGTCTACGATCGCGTCCGCAAATCCACGCCCCAGCTCGTGGACAATCTCGTGGAAGATGTCTCCGATAACATTGAAGACCTGCTGGATATCAAGGGCATGGTCATCGAGCGCCTGGCCAGCGACAAGGAGCTGCTGAACCGGATCTTTATCGAGTGCGGTGAGGTGGAATTCCGGTTCATCATCAACTCTGGGCTCTACTTCGGCTTTTTGTTCGGCCTGATCCAGATGGCAGTCTGGTATGTCTATCCGAGCTGGTGGGTGCTGCCGTTCTTCGGTCTTCTGGTGGGTTGGGCAACCAACTGGATTGCCCTGAATGTGATTTTCCGGCCGCTGCACGCCAAAAAAGTCGGCCCCTTCCGGATTCAGGGTCTGTTCCTGAAACGCCAGCCGGCCGTGGCAGAGTCGTTCTGCCACATCGTGACCCACGAGATACTCACCGTTGGCAACATCATTAACGCGATTCTCGATGGGCCCAAGGGTGATCGCGCCCGCAACATGGTCAAGAAGCACATCAAACCGCTGGTGGATGAAACCGCCGGCATGGGCAAGGCGCTGACCCAGATGGCCTTCGGACCCACCGGCTTTGCAACGCTTAAGAACAAGGTTGGCGAGAAGGCCATCGAAATATCACAGACATCGTTCAACAACCCGGTGTTCGAGAAGGACCGGGCCAGAGCCGTCGAATCAATCATGGTCGAGCGGATGATTGCACTGTCTTCCGAAGAGTTTCAGGACTTGCTACGGCCCTGTTTCCAGGAGGATGAAATCAAACTGATTCTGGTGGGCGCATTCCTCGGCTTTGGCGCCGGTATCTGCCAACTGGTGTTCGTGTTCGGGGAGTCGTTCCTGTAA
- a CDS encoding OmpP1/FadL family transporter produces the protein MRIKLALGVAALTAFSPVTALATNGYFSHGYGTISKGMAGAGTALSQDSIAAATNPAGMAFVGNRIDGGFEVFSPRREYTVEGPVSPPPAFSLQPGTYKSSRNGFVIPHLGFNRELSDTTSFGVSVFANGGMNTDYSGESGGPFYAGRTGVNLEQLFIAPTWSWEFSDNQAFGISPVIAYQRFEAEGLQSFAPFSSDPGALSKNGTDDAWGYGYQIGWQGEITDTLRGGLSWRNILKMNEFDKYRGLFAEQGDFDIPQMFNAGIAWSGLENHWFLLDIQHIRYSEINSVGNPLLPNLQTAQLGDDNGAGFGWDDMTIVKLGWQWQQTPAHAWRAGVSYGENPISDEDVLFNILAPGVQEWHFTGGFTHSFSENLDVSGMAFYSPAKTVTGPNPLAPNQTIDLEMYQLGASVSAGWKY, from the coding sequence ATGCGAATCAAACTTGCTCTGGGCGTTGCTGCACTTACCGCCTTCTCACCGGTGACTGCCCTGGCCACCAACGGCTATTTCAGTCACGGCTACGGCACCATCAGTAAAGGCATGGCCGGCGCGGGCACTGCACTGTCCCAGGACAGCATTGCAGCGGCAACCAACCCGGCCGGTATGGCTTTTGTCGGGAACCGGATTGACGGTGGATTCGAAGTTTTTTCGCCCCGGCGGGAATACACTGTCGAGGGTCCGGTCTCTCCTCCCCCTGCGTTCTCATTGCAGCCGGGCACTTACAAAAGCAGCCGCAACGGTTTCGTTATCCCCCACTTGGGTTTTAATCGGGAACTTTCCGACACCACAAGTTTCGGCGTTTCGGTGTTTGCCAATGGTGGCATGAACACCGACTACTCCGGTGAAAGTGGCGGCCCCTTCTACGCAGGCCGCACCGGCGTAAACCTCGAACAGCTTTTTATAGCCCCGACCTGGTCCTGGGAGTTCTCCGACAACCAGGCCTTCGGCATTTCACCAGTCATTGCCTATCAGCGTTTTGAAGCTGAAGGCCTGCAGAGCTTCGCGCCATTCTCGTCAGACCCGGGGGCACTTTCCAAGAACGGCACCGACGATGCCTGGGGTTACGGTTACCAGATCGGCTGGCAAGGTGAAATCACCGACACCCTCCGCGGCGGCCTGAGCTGGCGCAACATTCTGAAGATGAACGAGTTCGACAAATACCGCGGCCTTTTTGCGGAACAGGGCGACTTCGACATTCCCCAGATGTTCAACGCGGGTATCGCCTGGTCCGGACTTGAAAACCACTGGTTCCTGCTGGATATCCAGCACATCCGTTACAGCGAGATCAACAGCGTGGGCAACCCGCTGCTGCCCAATCTGCAGACGGCACAGCTCGGCGATGATAATGGCGCAGGCTTTGGCTGGGACGACATGACCATCGTCAAGCTGGGTTGGCAGTGGCAGCAAACACCGGCGCATGCCTGGCGGGCCGGCGTCAGCTATGGAGAGAATCCTATCTCCGACGAAGATGTGCTGTTCAACATCCTGGCACCGGGCGTTCAGGAGTGGCACTTCACTGGAGGATTTACCCACAGCTTCAGCGAAAACCTTGATGTGTCTGGCATGGCCTTTTATTCCCCGGCCAAGACAGTGACCGGTCCCAACCCGCTGGCACCGAACCAGACCATTGATCTGGAAATGTACCAGCTGGGCGCCTCGGTCAGCGCGGGCTGGAAATACTGA
- a CDS encoding YihY/virulence factor BrkB family protein yields MASFQLKDRLQAAERWILANPNPPQSWPWTWLYKVGRTAYAMARDVLSGQLTLHAMSLVYTTLLSIVPLLALSFSVLKALGVHQRMEPFLFQFFEPLGPQGIDLAEQILGFVDNMKVGVLGSVGLALLVYTVVSLLQKIERSFNMIWRVPDMRSMAQRFSNYLSVIMVGPLLMVSAIGVSATIFSSTIVQKLIEIEPFGSVILVASRFTPFFLVVGAFTFVYVFMPNTRVKLRYAAIGGLVAGVSWQAAGMLFASFVAGSAKYAAIYSSFAIGIILLIWIYLNWMILLLGASIGFYLQNPGSVAKRREVQLAPELQENVALATMWLVAKPFSEGKPAPQQELLEYQLRVPGEVTRALSDKLIRAGLLSLAGSQGDRLVPGRALDLITIGDVLRVVRHDEDRIVDRLPKVIPAELVGVRKVEETRTFAELLRGDEAKEKPGSVAEREPVSTSDS; encoded by the coding sequence GTGGCTTCATTCCAATTAAAAGACCGGCTTCAGGCAGCTGAGCGCTGGATTCTGGCGAATCCCAATCCGCCCCAGAGTTGGCCCTGGACCTGGTTGTACAAGGTCGGCCGCACTGCCTATGCGATGGCTCGGGATGTTCTCAGTGGACAATTGACTCTCCACGCCATGAGTCTTGTGTACACAACCCTCCTGAGTATCGTGCCTCTCCTTGCCCTGAGCTTCTCGGTATTGAAGGCGCTGGGAGTGCATCAGCGGATGGAGCCGTTCCTGTTCCAGTTCTTTGAGCCGCTGGGACCGCAGGGGATTGATCTTGCCGAACAGATCCTGGGCTTCGTCGATAATATGAAGGTCGGCGTTCTGGGATCGGTGGGCCTGGCGCTGCTGGTTTATACGGTGGTTTCACTGCTCCAGAAAATCGAGCGTTCCTTCAATATGATCTGGCGCGTGCCAGACATGCGTTCCATGGCGCAGCGATTCAGCAATTATCTGAGTGTGATCATGGTGGGACCGCTTCTGATGGTTTCGGCCATTGGCGTCAGCGCGACCATTTTTTCCTCAACCATCGTCCAGAAGCTCATCGAAATCGAACCGTTCGGATCGGTAATTCTTGTGGCCAGCCGGTTCACCCCGTTTTTCCTGGTGGTTGGCGCTTTCACATTCGTCTATGTATTCATGCCCAATACCCGGGTCAAACTCCGTTATGCGGCCATCGGCGGTCTGGTTGCCGGGGTATCCTGGCAGGCGGCCGGCATGCTGTTCGCCTCATTCGTTGCCGGGTCTGCGAAGTACGCGGCAATCTATTCCAGTTTCGCCATCGGCATTATTCTGCTCATCTGGATCTATCTGAACTGGATGATTCTCTTGCTGGGCGCCAGCATCGGGTTCTATCTGCAGAATCCCGGCTCCGTGGCCAAACGGCGCGAGGTGCAACTGGCACCAGAGCTGCAGGAAAATGTGGCGCTGGCGACCATGTGGCTGGTGGCCAAGCCCTTCAGCGAGGGCAAGCCTGCACCCCAGCAGGAATTACTGGAATACCAGCTGAGGGTGCCGGGTGAGGTAACCCGGGCTCTCAGTGACAAACTGATCCGTGCCGGTTTACTGAGCCTGGCCGGGAGTCAGGGCGATCGACTGGTGCCCGGGCGGGCGCTGGATCTGATAACGATCGGAGACGTTCTCAGGGTTGTACGCCACGACGAGGACCGGATTGTTGATCGGCTCCCTAAAGTGATCCCTGCCGAATTGGTGGGAGTCCGCAAGGTGGAGGAAACACGAACCTTTGCGGAGTTGTTGCGCGGCGACGAGGCAAAGGAAAAACCAGGATCTGTGGCGGAGAGGGAGCCTGTCTCAACTTCTGACAGTTGA
- the tmpT gene encoding thiopurine S-methyltransferase, whose amino-acid sequence MEHEFWHERWAKKEIGFHEGTVNQYLHDHWPELAGKGTDAVFVPLCGKAHDMWWLHDRGHPIIGVELSELACKDFFEEAGEKAKVHPGEPFITFKHDNLQLWCGDFFQLVPEDLKHVRLVYDRAALIALPPHMRRDYVNHLTAIIPDGTRILLITLDYDTEIKGPPFNVSDEEVRELYQDDYKIEHILTNTLAKDHPFTKRKGLENASESVFRLTKL is encoded by the coding sequence ATGGAACATGAATTCTGGCACGAACGCTGGGCCAAAAAAGAAATCGGTTTCCACGAGGGCACGGTTAACCAGTATCTCCACGACCATTGGCCGGAACTGGCTGGCAAAGGCACCGACGCCGTTTTCGTGCCCCTCTGCGGCAAAGCCCACGACATGTGGTGGCTCCACGACCGCGGCCACCCGATCATCGGTGTAGAGCTGAGCGAACTGGCCTGCAAGGACTTCTTCGAAGAAGCCGGCGAGAAAGCCAAAGTTCACCCCGGCGAACCCTTCATAACCTTCAAACACGATAACCTGCAGCTCTGGTGCGGCGACTTCTTCCAACTGGTACCGGAAGACCTCAAACACGTTCGACTGGTCTACGACCGGGCCGCCCTGATCGCCCTGCCGCCCCACATGCGCAGAGACTATGTGAACCACCTGACCGCCATCATCCCCGACGGCACCAGAATCCTGCTGATCACCCTGGACTACGACACTGAGATCAAGGGCCCGCCGTTCAACGTCAGTGACGAGGAAGTCCGGGAACTCTACCAGGACGACTACAAGATCGAGCACATCCTGACCAACACCCTGGCCAAGGATCATCCGTTTACAAAGAGAAAAGGTCTGGAAAACGCCTCTGAAAGCGTCTTCCGTTTAACCAAACTCTAG
- a CDS encoding type VI secretion system PAAR protein, producing the protein MARQKHKGRDMSKAIVLLGDLGSDHEGFPPTPVIAGSPDVLIDGKPVARVGDPLAPHSKPKHPPHPRTITGGSSTVMINGKPAAVTGGAIACGGVTIGSGSVVIGDTHTPAPFSGVSPVTPRAAVTLTTAAESVQATPERASSTGRAEPPNSPTNSPSATELSTISTVNSTHPDASDNRDLSEPGFHVVREPMSRNELLSQLYGDASAKPDNFERLNPALGNRVLPGEMIVIADPESMECTVKENDLMAVAAQVNQQVRQLSEQEAQFIVDHYDLLELMTANAATGMGAGAAMIGQQIKSINATLKEIEALYQNTFRKYGRLNVPEFYEQRRALFTKLDFALGKMARKGLSLDDNSKLKKALGLSTKGTVHHWKEAGVGPIPGYGAHYSKAAGAARFVEHGGRLVVALDAGLAGYKIYEACSTGRANECERVGLTESLRFAGSAAGGTAGAFAAPLLCVAVGIGTAGVGGVACGIIAAGIGSAIGGKTIGDMGAAAGEMIYEVRNRE; encoded by the coding sequence ATGGCCCGGCAAAAACACAAAGGACGTGACATGAGTAAAGCGATTGTTCTGCTCGGAGACCTCGGCTCCGATCACGAAGGTTTCCCGCCCACGCCGGTGATTGCCGGTTCCCCCGATGTGTTGATTGATGGCAAGCCAGTTGCCCGGGTAGGCGACCCGCTGGCACCTCATTCCAAACCCAAGCATCCACCTCATCCGCGCACCATCACCGGTGGGTCGTCCACCGTCATGATCAACGGCAAACCGGCGGCGGTGACCGGCGGGGCGATTGCGTGCGGTGGTGTGACTATTGGTTCTGGCAGTGTGGTGATTGGTGATACTCACACGCCTGCGCCATTTTCGGGCGTATCCCCCGTCACGCCAAGAGCAGCAGTAACTTTAACAACAGCCGCGGAGTCTGTGCAGGCAACACCAGAGAGGGCGAGCTCCACAGGCCGGGCTGAACCCCCTAATTCTCCGACCAACTCACCATCCGCGACTGAGCTCAGTACGATCAGCACAGTAAATTCAACTCATCCTGACGCCAGCGACAATCGGGATCTGAGTGAGCCCGGATTCCATGTCGTTCGCGAACCAATGAGCCGCAACGAACTGTTGTCTCAACTTTATGGTGATGCGTCTGCGAAACCTGACAATTTTGAGCGTCTGAATCCAGCGCTAGGTAACCGAGTTTTACCTGGTGAAATGATCGTTATTGCAGACCCTGAAAGTATGGAATGCACGGTCAAAGAAAACGATCTGATGGCAGTGGCTGCACAGGTCAATCAGCAAGTGCGGCAACTGAGCGAGCAGGAGGCCCAGTTCATCGTCGATCACTATGACCTTCTGGAGCTGATGACGGCGAATGCTGCGACTGGCATGGGTGCCGGCGCGGCGATGATTGGCCAACAGATCAAAAGCATCAATGCAACACTGAAGGAAATTGAGGCGCTGTATCAGAATACCTTCAGAAAATACGGCAGGCTGAATGTGCCGGAATTTTACGAGCAACGCCGGGCGCTATTCACCAAATTGGATTTCGCCCTGGGAAAGATGGCGCGAAAGGGTCTCTCGCTCGATGACAACTCCAAGTTGAAGAAGGCCCTCGGGCTTTCAACCAAAGGCACTGTTCACCATTGGAAAGAAGCGGGTGTCGGGCCGATTCCGGGCTATGGAGCCCACTATTCGAAAGCTGCTGGCGCTGCACGGTTTGTGGAGCATGGCGGACGATTGGTTGTGGCGCTGGATGCCGGGCTGGCTGGTTATAAGATTTACGAGGCGTGCTCGACTGGGCGAGCGAATGAGTGCGAGCGAGTTGGGCTAACCGAGTCTTTGCGATTTGCTGGCTCAGCTGCGGGTGGCACAGCGGGAGCCTTTGCAGCTCCGTTACTCTGCGTGGCTGTAGGCATCGGCACTGCTGGGGTGGGCGGAGTAGCTTGCGGAATAATAGCGGCGGGCATCGGCAGCGCTATCGGTGGAAAAACAATCGGGGATATGGGCGCAGCTGCGGGAGAAATGATATACGAGGTGCGCAACCGTGAGTGA